The following is a genomic window from Hymenobacter sp. APR13.
GAAGCATGACGTTCTGTAGTGCGACCAGCTAGCCGACGGCTACCGTGGCTTCCCGCTCCAGCAGGATTTCCGAACCCAGTACCACCATATCCACCCGGCCTTGCAGCGTCTGGTTGATGAAGGGCGTGTTCTGGGACTTGGACTTCATGAACTCCCGGGTGAAGGTGGTTTCGGCTTCCGTATCGAACAGCAGGCACTCGGCCGGCTGGCCGACTTCAATGGTAGGCACCGGCAGGCCCATCAGGCGGCGGGGCTCGGCCGAGTACCGCTTCACCACCAAATCCCACCCGAATTTCTCCGTCCGCACGAAGAAGTGGTAGAGCGACACCAGGGCCGTTTCCAGGCCGGTGATGCCGTTGGGGGCGCTGATGAAGTCCTGGGCTTTTTCGAAGGGCGTGTGCGGGGCGTGGTCGGTGGCAATGAGGTCGAATACGCCCTCCTTGAGCCCTTCGAGCAGCGCGTCACAATCTTCCTGGGTGCGCAGCGGCGGGTTCATCTTGTAGTTGGTGTCGTAGTCGCCGATGTGCTCCTCGGTGAACAGCAGGTGGTGCGGGGCCACCTCGGCCGTCACCTTCACGTCGCCGCGCGACTTCCACCACTTAATGGTTTCCATACCCATCTTGCTGGACACGTGCTGGATGTGCACGTGTGCCCCCGCCGCCCGGGCCAGCCGGATATCCCGGTCGATGATGATTTCTTCGGCGCAGGCCGGCGAGCCTTTGATGCCGAGCCGGTAGCTCATCACGCCTTCGTTGAGGGCGCGCGGCCCGGCCAGCTCCGGCACCTCGCAGTGGCTGGCGAAGAACATCCCGAACTCGGTGGCATACTGCATGGCCCGCAGCAGCACGGCCGGGTCGTTGGTGGTGTCGCCGTCGTCGGTCAGCATGGTCACCCCGAGCAGGCGCATCCCGTCGATTTCGGCCAGCTCCTTGCCCGCCCGGTCCTTGGTGACGCAGCCGGACGTGTACACCGGAATCCGGGACTTGCGGGCGGCGCTTTCCAGCACCGTGGACACCACCGCCGCCGAGTCGATGGCCGGACGGGTGTTGGGCATCATCACCACGCCGGTCACGCCGCCGTTGATGGCCGCTTCGCTGCCCGTGGTGATGGTTTCCTTGTTCTCGAAGCCCGGGGCGCGGAAGTGCACGTGGGCATCAAACATGGCCGGCATCAGAATGCGGCCGCGCGCGTCGATGACGCGGGCACCCTCCGGAACGGCCAGGCCGGGGCCAATTTGCTGGATGACTCCTTCGACAATCAGCACATCGCCTTCAGCAAGCACGGGGGAATTTTCGGAGGCGATGCGGGTGTTTTGGAGCAGAATCATGGGGAGAGAAGGGCTGTTAACGGGCAAGGGGTGGAAAGGAAATGCGGTT
Proteins encoded in this region:
- a CDS encoding dihydroorotase — its product is MILLQNTRIASENSPVLAEGDVLIVEGVIQQIGPGLAVPEGARVIDARGRILMPAMFDAHVHFRAPGFENKETITTGSEAAINGGVTGVVMMPNTRPAIDSAAVVSTVLESAARKSRIPVYTSGCVTKDRAGKELAEIDGMRLLGVTMLTDDGDTTNDPAVLLRAMQYATEFGMFFASHCEVPELAGPRALNEGVMSYRLGIKGSPACAEEIIIDRDIRLARAAGAHVHIQHVSSKMGMETIKWWKSRGDVKVTAEVAPHHLLFTEEHIGDYDTNYKMNPPLRTQEDCDALLEGLKEGVFDLIATDHAPHTPFEKAQDFISAPNGITGLETALVSLYHFFVRTEKFGWDLVVKRYSAEPRRLMGLPVPTIEVGQPAECLLFDTEAETTFTREFMKSKSQNTPFINQTLQGRVDMVVLGSEILLEREATVAVG